One stretch of Streptomyces hygroscopicus DNA includes these proteins:
- a CDS encoding lysozyme, giving the protein MLVHRPGSVRRALSALIGILAALLAVTIALPGAAFAAQGQGDKAIPHPEDDWAGSQILKHEGGSTADEAPTGLLATVEGVDVSSHQGNVNWATLWSSGVRFAYVKATEGTSYTNPNFAQQYNGSFNVGMIRGSYHFALPNNSTGAAQANYFVDHGGGWSKDGKTLPGALDMEYNPYGASCYGLSASAMVNWIKSFNSTYKARTGRDPVIYTSTSWWKSCTGNSAAFGGVNPLWIPRYGSSVGELPAGWGFHTIWQYTSSGPTVGDHNKFNGAMDRLQALANG; this is encoded by the coding sequence ATGCTCGTGCACAGACCTGGTTCGGTCCGACGCGCCCTCAGCGCGCTGATCGGAATCCTCGCCGCTCTCCTCGCCGTGACCATCGCACTGCCCGGTGCGGCGTTCGCCGCCCAGGGCCAGGGCGACAAGGCCATCCCCCACCCCGAGGACGACTGGGCGGGTTCACAGATACTCAAGCACGAGGGCGGATCCACGGCCGACGAGGCGCCCACGGGGCTGCTCGCCACCGTCGAGGGCGTGGACGTCAGCAGCCACCAGGGCAATGTCAACTGGGCGACGCTGTGGAGCAGTGGGGTCCGGTTCGCCTACGTCAAGGCGACCGAGGGCACGAGCTACACCAACCCGAACTTCGCCCAGCAGTACAACGGCTCGTTCAACGTCGGCATGATCCGCGGCTCGTACCACTTCGCCCTGCCGAACAACTCGACCGGCGCCGCGCAGGCCAACTACTTCGTGGACCACGGGGGCGGCTGGTCCAAGGACGGCAAGACGCTGCCGGGCGCGCTCGACATGGAGTACAACCCCTACGGCGCGAGCTGCTACGGGCTGAGCGCCAGCGCGATGGTCAACTGGATCAAGTCGTTCAACAGCACCTACAAGGCGCGCACCGGCCGCGACCCGGTGATCTACACCTCCACGAGCTGGTGGAAGAGCTGCACGGGCAACTCCGCCGCCTTCGGTGGCGTCAACCCGCTGTGGATTCCGCGCTACGGCTCGTCCGTCGGCGAGCTTCCGGCGGGCTGGGGCTTCCACACCATCTGGCAGTACACCTCCTCCGGCCCGACGGTCGGCGACCACAACAAGTTCAACGGCGCCATGGACCGGCTGCAGGCGCTCGCCAACGGCTGA
- a CDS encoding MarR family transcriptional regulator yields the protein MHNNGALPPEQGAGGTVGGIGVDHAFLALERELAVFLRRARAASGELAREVHPELESAAYGLLMRLEDAGPQRATDLAGFVGVGKATMSRQLRALEGLGLVTRTPDPADGRAFLVELTEEGRSRFSAVRVARRARYARRLAAWERNEVAELARLLHRLNAEQEAEDPGQAARAAQEAGDPGQAARAAQE from the coding sequence GTGCACAACAACGGGGCATTGCCACCCGAGCAGGGTGCGGGTGGCACCGTGGGCGGCATTGGTGTGGACCATGCATTCCTGGCTCTGGAGCGCGAATTGGCGGTTTTCCTCCGCAGGGCCCGAGCCGCTTCGGGGGAATTGGCCCGGGAGGTCCACCCGGAGCTCGAATCCGCCGCCTATGGGCTGCTGATGCGGCTGGAGGACGCGGGTCCGCAGCGCGCCACCGACCTCGCGGGATTCGTGGGCGTCGGAAAGGCCACGATGAGCCGTCAGCTCCGCGCCCTGGAGGGGCTCGGGCTGGTGACGCGGACGCCCGATCCGGCGGACGGCCGGGCCTTCCTGGTGGAGTTGACCGAGGAGGGCCGCAGCCGCTTCAGCGCCGTACGGGTCGCCCGGCGGGCGCGGTACGCCCGCCGCCTCGCCGCGTGGGAGCGCAACGAGGTCGCCGAACTCGCCAGACTGCTGCACCGGTTGAACGCGGAGCAGGAGGCCGAGGACCCCGGTCAGGCGGCGCGGGCGGCGCAGGAGGCCGGGGATCCCGGTCAAGCGGCGCGGGCGGCGCAGGAGTAA